tcccctgtatggcttcatatgatgtcacacctgctggggaacgccccttcccagtcagtgaaactgactgagactgagcagaaaatacagagcaatctcAAGGTAGaattaaaataaaggcagggggtggtttataatGGTTTATCCCAGTGAACTGGGAATATTATTAAATTAAACACGAtcatgacaggtattctttaacacTATTTACCCAGATTACTAAGATTTGCCTTTTGGAGTCATCCAGCCCTTAGAATCTGTCTCTTATAGAAGCCCACAAGGTCTTTATGGTTGCTAATTTTCCTGGTTTCAACAAATTAATTTTAAGAACTGGCTGCCCACTTGCTGCCCCCTTATATAACTGGCCAGTAGTTGCCATTTAATGTTGATCAGTTTTGGTTGATAGCTCGGAGTTATGAATTACTGGTTACAGTGAACTTTATATTTAATTGTTCAGTTCTATTTTTGTTCTTTTACAAATTATAGTGCTGTTTaatgtctttttcttctttttgataGTGAATACTCTATAATTTATGGTCACAgtatggacatttttttttctttagatcaGTTATGGGGCCAGAGAACCTCTTCTTAGCAATAAAAGACTTTACCCAAACTTTTTTCGAACTGTACCTGATGAAAAGATACAATATGCAGCCTATGTGAAGCTATTGGAGAGATTCCAGTGGAATTGGGTTGGGATCATCACATCAGATGATGACAGTGGACGGCGAGAGTTACAGGAGTTGGTCAAACTATTTACATCTCATCAGATTTGTATAGAATTTACTTTTCTTGTATCTGAAAATAATTTGGATCATGTCCCTCCAGCTTTGAAGGCTTCATCTACTGATGTTATTATTATCTGTGGCTCCTATAGTCTGACTTACATCAAGTTTTTATACAATGTAGCTCCTCTTCTAAAGAACAAGAACAAGACTCTTATACTTCCAAGTTCATGGTCACTGGCGACAGACCTTATTATTTACAGAGAAAATGGAAGTcctggtaattgtagtttagtgttttcAATTCCCATAAACAATATAACTAAAAAAGAGTTTTTGAATATTGTTCAGTTATGCAACCAACCTTCTGATCCATTGTTGGAAGATCTTTGGATGACTTTATTCCATTGCTATACAGGAAATAAATTAAAGGATTTTCTCATGCCATTGGCAGATCAAAATCCATATTGTCATTGTTCTGAGGAGATGAAACTCAATAAACTGTTTAATTTTTCTGGAGATGCAACTCCTTACCAAGTGTATATTGCTGTCTATATTATGGCTCAGGCTTTGCACAAACTGAACATTTTTcttaattacaataaaaaaacaaatgctTCAATAATTTATGACTATAAAAGATGGGTGAGTATTGTTAATTCTGGATATTTCATCATTTTTATTTAAGTGGAAGGAgaagaatacaaaaatataagacACAAATGTAAAATACATGAATAAATGTGACATTTTGCCTTGTAGAAACACATACTATAGTGCTGGGGTCCTGgataaatagaaaaaagaaatatatgCTTCCCTACCCCACTGGTCCCACCACAGATGTAGTGCTCCTTTTTCTGATCCCCCATTACTTTTCTTTTCAACCTGCCTCCAAGATAAGGGCTTGAAGCAAGACcttcccactcagccaatcactgactgagataggacaccactgatgccagtgattagctgaggtACTGGAAGGTGCTGGAAGTACTCAGAAGCCTGTTGAAGAGAAGAGCAGGGGCCAAGTTGTGAGTTTCCAACCAGCTGGCAGAGCTAGCCAGGACGGAGGATTTAAttctttagatgccgcgatcagcatgatcacagcatctaaatggttaaGGACAGGATCATTAGTGGCATTAGTGGCCCTGATGTGGTAAGCTCAGGGTAGCAAGGGTTTACTTGTACTTTGACGTCCGCTACAGGTTAAGGTCAAGTGGAGTTACTGATAATGGAGCTATTTTAGGTGATAGTGTGGTTTGTGATCTTTAGTCATAAAATAAGAGAGGGAATGTGGAATTGCTAAATAcacttttaaatattttttttgtccttTGTGTATttgttttggtaaaaaaaaaattctgtaagtttttattaaaattagttttgtactttctctttttttttagttattctt
Above is a genomic segment from Hyla sarda isolate aHylSar1 chromosome 1, aHylSar1.hap1, whole genome shotgun sequence containing:
- the LOC130322199 gene encoding extracellular calcium-sensing receptor-like, giving the protein MNPCVSVLLVLIHLLGHRRVHTVCIFCCLVLTMLLLLFVLCVTFCISEIQDPAAQCHLTIKNYTFDYKYSQEGDIIIGGIFTVHSWVKRWKQKGRTLYNRMCIGAHPREYTHLRAFLFAIEEINNSSDILPNVTLGYHIYDSCGHENKVIKDVLQILSGHTVTAPNYSCMENDAVVGFIGDLHSGTSLPMAQLLSLYGYTQISYGAREPLLSNKRLYPNFFRTVPDEKIQYAAYVKLLERFQWNWVGIITSDDDSGRRELQELVKLFTSHQICIEFTFLVSENNLDHVPPALKASSTDVIIICGSYSLTYIKFLYNVAPLLKNKNKTLILPSSWSLATDLIIYRENGSPGNCSLVFSIPINNITKKEFLNIVQLCNQPSDPLLEDLWMTLFHCYTGNKLKDFLMPLADQNPYCHCSEEMKLNKLFNFSGDATPYQVYIAVYIMAQALHKLNIFLNYNKKTNASIIYDYKRWVSIVNSGYFIIFI